From Gossypium raimondii isolate GPD5lz chromosome 11, ASM2569854v1, whole genome shotgun sequence:
agaaaataaaataaccctCTCAAGCACTTCTCATTCCCTCCAAAAATGACCCAATTTTACCCTccaaaaattctttcaatttaaaatttcgagccatttttctttcctttatatTTCCAAGTCAAAGCCATTATTTCTCAACTACCACTTCTCTGATCTCTCTGTGTTTTTCTTTCTCTAACTTCATCCATTTCGATGGCCTCTTGTAAGTCTTCTATTGCACTAAACTTAACAGATCGCGTCGGATCTTCCTATCCTCCACGTGTTTCCGGCGAGATCCACGTCATCATCGGCCCCATGTTTGCCGGCAAGACTACTTCTCTCCTCCGTCGGATCAGATCTGAACGCAACAATGGCCGGtactttctcttctcttttttaatattctttacaTCTCATCCTTTTTAGtttattggtaaattttattttgggcgATTTTGTAGAAACGTCGCAATGATAAAATCGAGCAAGGATACAAGGTACGCCATTGACTCAGTGGTAACTCACGACGGAGTGAAATTCCCATGTTGGGCATTGCCGGATCTCACTTCTTTTCGACACAATGTCGGAGAAGATGCTTATGAAAAGGTAAATACCCGCACTTTAACTCTATCAACAAGTCctccttcttttctttccccCATCAAaatgcacattttatttttttttcttttttgaaaatttatacatatatatattttttggatgGGGGGGGGTTGCGGCAGCTGGATGTGATTGGCATAGACGAAGCACAATTTTTCGAAGATTTGTACGATTTCTGCTGCAAAGTTGCCGACAATGATGGCAAAACAGTAATTTTATCTGGCTTAGACGGCGATTATTTGAGGTGATGATCATTCACAATATTCCTTTGGcaaattcattttatgtatataaaaatggTTCTAATTTAGAAATGATATTCAGAAGGAGCTTTGGGTCAGTTCTGGACATAATTCCGCTAGCTGATACAGTAACAAAGTTAACTGCAAGATGCGAAGTGTGTGGGAAAAAGGCATTTTTCACATTCAGGAAAACAGCAGCGACCCAAACGGAACTGATCGGAGGGGCAGATTTATACATGCCTGTTTGTCGACAGCATTATGTCAATGGACAAACGGTTGTTGAAACTTCGAGGATTGTTCTTGAATCAACAAGtgttcatcatcaaacaactcAATTATCTTGCCTTGAAGCAGCAACTGCAGCAGTACTTCAATCTCAGTAATGGATAAGTTATTGCTTTTATACATCATAAATAGAAATGTGCGGAATGGGGTCATTGGCCGGCCTAGTGTATTTTTAGCATCTTTCATAATTCGTCATAGCTGTCGTGCTTGTACTATTGAGTTACCTAAGTTATCTGGATTTCACTTCTTATTATGTATAGTATAGATAATGATTTTACAAGGACAGTTTCTAAAGTACTTTggtttttgttgattttcttGTGTTCTTGAATCTTTTGATAGTAATTTACAGATATGATTACCTGGCATAAATCTAAAGTTGGCTTTGGCTCTCATATATGGGATATACTGAATTATCAATTAAgcaaaaaaaacaaacttttcaaaaagaaGACGGTCATTTTCAAGTGAATTGAAAGAATCGACAATACAGTAGAAAGTCTTATAACATGGCAATAGGATTGTaggtattttaaaataaagaaaaaagttaaaaaacttTTCCCTTGTGTTTGAACGAGGCATTTCAAAGGAAGATTCATTTCAATAGGGcttttaaaaatccaaaataaatttcattatttgttgatttaaatagaa
This genomic window contains:
- the LOC105803430 gene encoding thymidine kinase a, whose translation is MASCKSSIALNLTDRVGSSYPPRVSGEIHVIIGPMFAGKTTSLLRRIRSERNNGRNVAMIKSSKDTRYAIDSVVTHDGVKFPCWALPDLTSFRHNVGEDAYEKLDVIGIDEAQFFEDLYDFCCKVADNDGKTVILSGLDGDYLRRSFGSVLDIIPLADTVTKLTARCEVCGKKAFFTFRKTAATQTELIGGADLYMPVCRQHYVNGQTVVETSRIVLESTSVHHQTTQLSCLEAATAAVLQSQ